A stretch of the Teretinema zuelzerae genome encodes the following:
- a CDS encoding YggT family protein, whose amino-acid sequence MLQSIFYSLASLVSVYSFVCLLRILMSWMPQLEYSPVGRFIAGLCDPYLNWFRRFSFTRTGMVDFSPILALGTLSIASMTLTTLAATGRISLGVILGGVLQVLWSFFSFILNILILFLIIRLIYDIMSRYSYSQFWTMLDRFLNPPISKVTSFFMRGRTLSYRMSLILTLAVMIVLRGGLEVAFRYLLALLYSLPV is encoded by the coding sequence ATGCTTCAATCGATATTTTATTCGCTCGCGTCCCTGGTCTCGGTGTACTCCTTCGTGTGCCTCCTGCGCATCCTCATGTCGTGGATGCCCCAGCTGGAATACAGCCCCGTCGGCCGCTTCATCGCCGGGCTCTGCGACCCCTATCTCAACTGGTTCAGGCGCTTCTCGTTCACCAGGACGGGAATGGTGGACTTCTCGCCCATCCTCGCGCTGGGAACCCTTTCCATCGCTTCGATGACCCTCACGACGCTCGCGGCGACCGGCCGGATCAGCCTCGGCGTGATTCTCGGCGGGGTGTTGCAGGTGCTCTGGTCCTTCTTCAGCTTCATTCTCAACATCCTGATTCTCTTCCTGATAATAAGACTGATATACGATATCATGAGCCGCTACAGCTACTCCCAGTTCTGGACGATGCTCGACCGCTTCCTGAATCCCCCCATTTCCAAGGTTACCTCCTTCTTCATGCGCGGACGCACCCTGAGCTACCGCATGTCCCTCATTCTGACGCTCGCAGTCATGATAGTCCTCAGAGGCGGTCTGGAAGTAGCGTTCCGGTATCTGCTCGCCCTCCTGTATTCCCTTCCGGTCTAA